GAAATCGACCCCACCATCGCGCACTCGACGCGCTCTCGCAGATCCCCGGCGTCGACGTCGGGGTCGCCTCGGCGCTGTTGTGGTTCCTCGCCCCCCAGGAGTACATCGTGGTCGGCGAGCGCGAGTGGGCGGTCGTCGCCGCGCTGACCGCGGGCGCCCAGTTCGAGGCCCGCCTCGACGACGCCTACCCGGAGCCGATGACGGTCGAGGCGTACGACCGCTACCTCGACGCGGTGGCCGGGCTCACCGACCGACTCGGCGTCGACCCCTGGCGGCTCTACATGGTCATTCGAAGCGTGGACGCGACCGCCACCGGCCGGTCGCTGTGACCGGCGACCGGTGACGGCGCGGGCTTAGCGGTCGAGGAAGGGCGGTATCACGACCTCTCCGCGCTTTTCCCCGCCGTGGACGACGACGCTCACCTTGGTACCGGGGTCCGCGTAGTGTTCGTGGAGGTAGCCGAGCCCGATCGGTTCGTCGAGCGTGGGGCTCATCGTGCCGGAGGTGAGCTGTCCGACCCGCGTGAGGTCGCCGTCGGTGACCGCGTACCCGTTCCGGGGGACGCCCCGTTCGAGCAGGCGGACCCCGACGAACCGCTCGTCGAACCCCTCCTCCTTCTGGGCTTCGAGCGCGTCGCGACCGACGAACTCCGTGTCGAGTTTGACTACGAAGCCGATCCGCGCCTCGTAGGGAGTCCGGGGCTCGCTCTCCGGATCGAAGTCCTGCCCGGAGAGGAGGTACCCCATCTCGGTCCGGAGGGTGTCTCGCGCGCCGAGCCCGCAGGGCTGTGCGTCGCCGATGGCTTCCCAGACGGTCACCGCGTCGGCGGCCGGGCACAGGACCTCGAAGCCGTCCTCGCCGGTGTAGCCGGTCCGCGCGACCCACGCGTCGACTCCCTCGACCGCGGCGACGGTCGCCTGGAACTTCGAGAGGTCGACGACGCGGTCGGCCGGGGTCACGGCGTCGAGGGCGGCGGCAGCGTCCGGTCCCTGTACCGCGATCATGGCCCAGTCGTCGGTCGCGTTCGCGACGGCGGCGTCGAGCCCGTTCGCGTCGCGGTAGTCGACCCACCGGTCGTACATCTGCTCGTCGTGGCCGGCGTTGGGGACGAAGAGGTACGCGGGGTCGCCGTCGCCGGCGTCCAGATCGCGGTCCAGGCCGTCGACCGCGTCGCTCCCGGAGCCGGCCTCGATCCCGTCCGGGAGCCGGTAGACGACCGCGTCGTCGAGCATGATCCCGTCGTCGTCGGTGATCGCGGCGTACTGGGAGTCGCCCGGCGCGAGCGCCGTCACGTCGTTGGTCGTGAGGCGGTTCATCAGGGTCGTCGCGTCCGGTCCCGACACCTCGATCTCCGCCATGTGCGACACGTCGAAGCGCCCGAGCGAGTCGCGGACCGCGGCGTGTTCCTCGCTGATCGAGTCGAACTCGACCGGCATCTGCCAGCCGCCGAAGTCGGTGAACTTCGCGCCGCGTTCCTCGTGGATATCGTGGAGGGGAGTGCGTCGGTCAGACATGCGAAAACGGTCGCTCGGCCGGACCTAAGGTCTTGCCATCGGGGAACCAGTCGCCGACTGCGGGGACTGGTGACCGCTCGCGTGCCGGCTGTTTCGACCACCGGCGACAGCCTCAAGCCGGTCCCACTCCCGATACGGCACGTAATGCGGAACCCCTCCGGCCTCCTCGCGCCCGCCGTCGCG
This genomic window from Halorubrum sp. PV6 contains:
- the gcvT gene encoding glycine cleavage system aminomethyltransferase GcvT; the encoded protein is MSDRRTPLHDIHEERGAKFTDFGGWQMPVEFDSISEEHAAVRDSLGRFDVSHMAEIEVSGPDATTLMNRLTTNDVTALAPGDSQYAAITDDDGIMLDDAVVYRLPDGIEAGSGSDAVDGLDRDLDAGDGDPAYLFVPNAGHDEQMYDRWVDYRDANGLDAAVANATDDWAMIAVQGPDAAAALDAVTPADRVVDLSKFQATVAAVEGVDAWVARTGYTGEDGFEVLCPAADAVTVWEAIGDAQPCGLGARDTLRTEMGYLLSGQDFDPESEPRTPYEARIGFVVKLDTEFVGRDALEAQKEEGFDERFVGVRLLERGVPRNGYAVTDGDLTRVGQLTSGTMSPTLDEPIGLGYLHEHYADPGTKVSVVVHGGEKRGEVVIPPFLDR